The following proteins are encoded in a genomic region of Cricetulus griseus strain 17A/GY chromosome 7, alternate assembly CriGri-PICRH-1.0, whole genome shotgun sequence:
- the G6pc3 gene encoding glucose-6-phosphatase 3 has product MESMLSAGIAMAEALQKRLPGLENMWLWVTFLGDPKNLYMLFFPAAYYASRRLGICVLWITFITEWLNLVFKWFLFGDRPFWWVHESGYSSQTPVQVHQFPSSCETGPGSPSGHCMITGAALWPIMTAISSQVASRSRSPWVRVIPSLAYCTFLLAVGLSRVFLLAHFPHQVLAGLITGAVLGWLMAPHVPMERELSFYGLTALALMLGASLMYWTLFTLGLDLSWSISLASKWCERPEWVHLDSRPFASLSRVSGTALGLGIALHSPCYGQIRRAYLGNGQKIACFLLAIGLLVILEWLGHPPQISLFYIFNFLKYTLWPCLVLALVPWLVHTFSVQEAPPIHSS; this is encoded by the exons ATGGAGTCCATGCTGAGCGCGGGCATCGCCATGGCTGAAGCGCTGCAGAAGCGGCTCCCCGGGCTAGAGAATATGTGGCTCTGGGTCACCTTTCTAGGCGATCCCAAGAACCTCTATATGTTGTTCTTCCCCGCGGCCTACTACGCCTCTCGCCGACTGGGCATCTGCGTGCTCTGGATCACCTTCATTACTGAGTGGCTCAACCTCGTCTTCAAGTG GTTTCTGTTTGGAGACAGGCCCTTTTGGTGGGTGCATGAGTCTGGGTACTCCAGCCAGACTCCAGTCCAGGTTCACCAGTTCCCCTCTTCTTGTGAGACTGGCCCAG GCAGCCCTTCTGGCCATTGCATGATCACGGGAGCAGCTCTCTGGCCTATAATGACAGCCATTTCTTCTCAGGTGGCATCTCGGTCCCGAAG CCCCTGGGTAAGGGTGATTCCTAGCCTGGCTTATTGCACCTTCTTATTGGCAGTCGGCCTATCTCGGGTCTTCCTCTTAGCACATTTCCCTCACCAGGTGTTGGCAGGCCTTATAACTG GTGCTGTGCTTGGCTGGCTTATGGCTCCACATGTGCCCATGGAACGGGAACTTAGCTTCTATGGGTTGACTGCTCTGGCCCTTATGCTGGGTGCCAGCCTCATGTATTGGACTCTTTTTACACTGGGCCTGGATCTTTCCTG GTCCATCAGCCTGGCTTCCAAGTGGTGTGAGCGGCCCGAGTGGGTGCATTTGGACAGTCGACCCTTTGCCTCACTGAGCCGTGTCTCGGGAACTGCCCTGGGTCTTGGCATTGCTTTACACTCTCCCTGTTATGGCCAGATACGGCGGGCATACCTGGGAAACGGCCAGAAGATAGCTTGCTTTTTGCTGGCCATTGGGCTGCTGGTCATCTTGGAATGGCTGGGCCACCCACCTCAGATCAGCCTCTTCTACATCTTCAACTTCCTCAAATACACCCTCTGGCCCTGCCTGGTCTTGGCCCTTGTGCCCTGGCTGGTGCACACATTCAGTGTCCAGGAAGCACCACCCATTCACTCCTCTTGA